One window of Apium graveolens cultivar Ventura unplaced genomic scaffold, ASM990537v1 ctg971, whole genome shotgun sequence genomic DNA carries:
- the LOC141705765 gene encoding uncharacterized protein LOC141705765 isoform X2: MKEIEESTCRTETNAFNFYDHGEMMKLTKKTTHLADVIGIVKFYQPLTHLVNRFNDAQKQVKLILTDGRSSINVTFWDTFAEIFDEQMKEVREKTTILIIKSSRVGLWNDQVDLSSVGGLNVISTTIITVSCS; encoded by the exons ATGAAAGAGATTGAGGAGAGTACATGTCGTACTGAAACTAATGCCTTTAATTTCTATGATCATGGCGAGATGATGAAGCTTACAAAAAAAACAACTCACTTGGCAG ATGTAATTGGAATTGTCAAATTTTatcagccacttacacatttggTTAACAGATTCAATGATGCTCAGAAGCAGGTTAAGCTAATACTCACCGATGGAAG GTCCTCAATCAATGTCACTTTCTGGGATACATTTGCTGAAATATTTGATGAACAGATGAAAGAAGTTCGTGAAAAAACTACTATACTGATTATTAAAAGTAGTCGAGTAGGATTGTGGAATG ATCAAGTTGATCTTTCAAGTGTAGGGGGACTCAATGTTATATCAACTACAATCATTACAGTGTCATGCAGCTAA
- the LOC141705765 gene encoding uncharacterized protein LOC141705765 isoform X1, which yields MYTFCKTPKIEGCTLSSLENEDDVLKDKFTVGNCYIIRKFVIQAYKPDDKFLYLTNDVQLVFSKDTQMKEIEESTCRTETNAFNFYDHGEMMKLTKKTTHLADVIGIVKFYQPLTHLVNRFNDAQKQVKLILTDGRSSINVTFWDTFAEIFDEQMKEVREKTTILIIKSSRVGLWNDQVDLSSVGGLNVISTTIITVSCS from the exons ATGTACACTTTCTGCAAAACTCCCAAAATAGAAGGATGCACGCTTTCATCCCTGGAAAACGAAGATGACGTGCTAAAAGATAAGTTCACTGTGGGCAACTGCTATATCATTAGGAAGTTTGTCATTCAGGCATATAAACCCGATGACAAGTTCTTATACCTCACGAATGATGTGCAGTTGGTTTTCTCAAAAGACACTCAGATGAAAGAGATTGAGGAGAGTACATGTCGTACTGAAACTAATGCCTTTAATTTCTATGATCATGGCGAGATGATGAAGCTTACAAAAAAAACAACTCACTTGGCAG ATGTAATTGGAATTGTCAAATTTTatcagccacttacacatttggTTAACAGATTCAATGATGCTCAGAAGCAGGTTAAGCTAATACTCACCGATGGAAG GTCCTCAATCAATGTCACTTTCTGGGATACATTTGCTGAAATATTTGATGAACAGATGAAAGAAGTTCGTGAAAAAACTACTATACTGATTATTAAAAGTAGTCGAGTAGGATTGTGGAATG ATCAAGTTGATCTTTCAAGTGTAGGGGGACTCAATGTTATATCAACTACAATCATTACAGTGTCATGCAGCTAA